One window of Quercus robur chromosome 5, dhQueRobu3.1, whole genome shotgun sequence genomic DNA carries:
- the LOC126728134 gene encoding uncharacterized protein LOC126728134 — protein MAPLLSPSVVGEELYLYLAVTPHAVNSAWIREEDKVQRPVYYTSKALRGAEGLYPQMEKLAFALITASRKLRHYFQAHVINVMTDHPLKKAMNRLEAADFIAEFTPSRDETEDSKRWVVHVDGSSTRHASGIGVVLQSPEGDKLKHKVRLQYQATNNEVDYEALLKGLELAKSVEAKSIRVLRDSQLIMGQVNGMYEAKEERMKKYLSRVMRLVKRFEKVDFVQIPREENMEADTIAKEASANESMDELDEIQYMPSIDVPEVQQVDSRGNWMTPIISYLKDGRLPEEKDESRKLRVRSARYVLMNEVLYKIGFSQPYLRCLALDEANYVLREVHEGACGNHSGARSLVHKVVHVGYYWPNMQADAKAYVKVYDQCQRFSNVPRQPSE, from the exons ATGGCACCGCTGCTGAGTCCATCAGTGGTGGGAGAGGAGTTATATTTATACCTAGCGGTAACCCCGCATGCCGTGAACTCAGCATggataagagaagaagataaagtgCAAAGACCTGTGTACTATACAAGCAAGGCATTGAGGGGAGCAGAAGGACTGTATCCACAAATGGAGAAATTAGCCTTTGCATTGATCACCGCTTCTAGGAAGTTgaggcattatttccaagcacatgtcattaatgtcaTGACAGATCATCCGCTCAAGAAGGCAATGAATAGACTAGAAGCTGCAG ATTTCATTGCGGAGTTTACCCCAAGTCGTGATGAGACAGAAGACAGTAAGAGATGGGTCGTCCATGTGGATGGTTCGTCTACACGGCATGCAAGTGGAATTGGTGTGGTCCTACAATCCCCAGAAGGAGATAAACTGAAACATAAAGTCCGTCTACAGTACCAAGCAACTAACAATGAAGTCGACTATGAAGCCCTTctcaaagggctagaattggctaagtctGTGGAAGCTAAGTCCATACGTGTCCTGAGGGATTCTCAACTGATCATGGGGCAAGTAAATGGGATGTATGAAGCGAAGGAAGAACGGATGAAGAAATACCTTAGTAGGGTGATGCGCCTTgtgaaaagatttgaaaaagttgacttcgttcaaatcccaagggaggagAACATGGAAGCTGATACTATAGCAAAAGAAGCCTCAGCAAATGAATCAATGGACGAATTAGATGAAATTCAGTATATGCCAAGTATAGATGTCCCGGAAGTACAACAGGTGGATAGCAGaggaaattggatgaccccgatTATATCATACTTGAAAGACGGACGACTAccagaagagaaggacgaaTCGAGGAAGTTGAGGGTGAGATCGGCTAGATACGTCCTTATGAATGAAGTGCTATACAAGATAGGCTTTTCTCAACCTTACCTTAGGTGCTTAGCTCTGGATGAAGCAAACTATGTACTaagagaagttcatgaaggagcaTGTGGCAATCACTCAGGAGCCAGATCACTTGTCCACAAGGTCGTCCATGtagggtattactggccaaacATGCAAGCTGATGCTAAAGCATATGTTAAGGTCTATGACCAGTGCCAACGGTTTAGTAACGTCCCCAGACAACCGTCGGAATAG
- the LOC126728133 gene encoding uncharacterized protein LOC126728133 produces MKGDPNKHNRNKYCRFHRDHGHDTNECFDLKQQIENLIRQGKLRSFLGQDYKDEKQKGKMEESSRPPLGEIRVIIGGSSTGQSSKSKKAYLKVVQSVQLSGRSPRARSMDEQAITFTDEDAERIHHPHDDALVIYLLIADYTTRRVLVYNGSSADILYYPTFQQMRLGRDQLSPVNSPLIGFGGMKVQPVGTISLSVVVGAYLRQITKDVNFLVVDCPSSYNAIIGRPTLNSWQAVTSTYHLSVKFPTEHRVGQVQGDQLVARECYMAMLAMDEQV; encoded by the coding sequence atgaagggagatcccaacaaGCACAATaggaacaagtattgtcgcttccatagggATCATGGTCATGATACAAACGAGTGTTTCGATTTAaagcaacaaattgaaaatcttataaggcaagggaagttgAGGAGTTTCCTTGGACAAGACTACAAGGACGAGAAACAGAAAGGGAAGATGGAAGAATCATCACGACCACCACTCGGAGAAATAAGAGTCATTATAGGGGGAAGTTCAACTGGCCAgtcgtccaagtccaagaaagcatACTTGAAGGTAGTACAGAGCGTCCAACTTTCTGGACGGTCACCGAGAGCAAGGTCCATGGATGAGCAAGCAATCACCTTCACGGACGAAGATGCTGAGAGAATTCATCacccccatgatgatgctctcgTCATCTACTTATTAATTGCTGACTACACAACTAGAAGAGTGCTTGTGTACAACGGAAGCTCGGcagacattttatattatccaACTTTTCAGCAGATGAGATTAGGACGAGACCAGCTCAGTCCAGTAAACTCCCCCCTAATAGGCTTTGGTGGGATGAAGGTGCAACCAGTGGGTACTATTTCCTTATCCGTGGTAGTAGGGGCATACCTAcgacaaatcaccaaggatgtgaacttccttgtggtagattgtCCATCCTCCTACAATGCTATAATTGGAAgaccaactttgaatagttggcAAGCTGTTACTTCTACTTACCACTTAtcagtcaagtttccaacagaacacAGAGTAGGGCAGGTACAAGGGGACCAACTAGTAGCAAGAGAATGTTACATGGCCATGTTGGCCATGGATGAACAAGTTTAA